Proteins encoded within one genomic window of Arachis ipaensis cultivar K30076 chromosome B08, Araip1.1, whole genome shotgun sequence:
- the LOC107613729 gene encoding pentatricopeptide repeat-containing protein At4g21065, giving the protein MSGCLDGVVMELRSMSDALQLHAQLLKGGTQNDDAARNVSKLFTFAALSPGGNLSYARLLLRSIPRPNSYYYNTIIRAYSRSPDPTHHFHALSLFLSMIHYQPPQPDNFTYPFLLKCLARLKLTPQGKQIHALITKTGFGSDQYIQNTLIHMYSEFGELGFAREVFDRMPLRDVVSWTSMIDGLVNADRHVDALALFDSMLKAGIEVNDATVMSVLRACAETGALSVGKKVHMIVKEKRIDSKANVGTALVDMYAKSGCLESARNVFDNVVDKDVFVWTAMISALASHGMCQEAIGMFAEMETCRIEPDERTMTAVLSACRNSGLVNEAYVFLNDVPKRYGIEPTIQHFGCVVDLLARAGCLKEAEDFINTMPIKPDAVLWRTMIWACKLHGDTDRAGRLMKHLKLRKRTADDDSGSYILASNVYASAGKWCNKAEVRELMNRRGLTKPPGCSRIEVDGTVCEFSMGDYNHPEAEKIYNKLDQIVDEIRKEGYNPRVSEVLLEMDDEDKAIQLLHHSEKLALAYGLIRNRQGSEIRIVKNLRSCEDCHEFMKLVSKIYQREIIVRDRIRFHHFKNGDCSCKDYW; this is encoded by the coding sequence ATGAGTGGATGCCTGGATGGTGTTGTGATGGAGCTGAGAAGCATGTCCGACGCGCTCCAATTGCACGCGCAACTCCTGAAAGGGGGCACCCAAAACGACGACGCAGCGCGCAACGTCTCCAAGCTCTTCACTTTCGCCGCCCTCTCTCCCGGCGGCAACCTCTCCTACGCTCGCCTCCTCCTCCGCTCCATCCCCCGCCCCAACTCCTATTACTACAACACCATCATCCGTGCCTATTCCCGCAGCCCCGACCCCACCCACCACTTCCACgccctctctctcttcctctccatGATCCACTACCAACCACCCCAACCCGATAACTTCACTTACCCCTTCCTCCTTAAGTGTCTTGCCCGCTTGAAACTCACCCCACAAGGCAAACAGATCCACGCTCTCATCACTAAGACGGGTTTTGGGTCTGATCAGTATATCCAGAACACCTTGATCCATATGTATTCTGAATTCGGCGAGTTGGGGTTTGCTCGcgaggtgtttgatagaatgcctCTTAGGGATGTGGTTTCTTGGACTTCAATGATTGATGGCCTTGTCAACGCTGATCGCCACGTCGACGCCTTGGCCTTGTTTGATAGCATGCTGAAGGCTGGGATAGAGGTCAATGATGCCACGGTGATGTCTGTTTTGAGGGCCTGTGCTGAAACCggagctttaagtgtggggaagaaGGTGCACATGATTGTGAAGGAGAAGAGGATTGATTCTAAGGCGAATGTTGGCACTGCCCTTGTTGATATGTATGCTAAAAGCGGGTGCTTAGAGAGTGCACGGAACGTGTTTGACAATGTTGTGGACAAGGATGTTTTTGTTTGGACCGCCATGATCTCTGCCCTTGCTAGCCATGGAATGTGCCAGGAAGCTATTGGGATGTTTGCTGAGATGGAAACCTGTAGGATAGAACCTGATGAGAGGACAATGACAGCGGTTCTCTCGGCGTGTAGGAATTCAGGCTTGGTTAATGAAGCTTACGTGTTTTTGAATGATGTGCCAAAACGTTATGGTATAGAGCCTACAATTCAGCATTTTGGCTGTGTGGTGGACCTCCTCGCGAGAGCAGGGTGTTTGAAGGAAGCCGAGGATTTCATTAATACAATGCCTATCAAGCCTGATGCAGTTCTTTGGAGGACCATGATATGGGCCTGCAAACTTCATGGGGATACCGACAGAGCAGGGCGTCTCATGAAACACCTCAAACTACGAAAGAGAACTGCTGATGATGATAGTGGGAGTTACATACTCGCTAGCAATGTTTATGCGTCTGCTGGGAAGTGGTGTAACAAAGCAGAGGTGAGAGAGTTGATGAACAGAAGGGGATTAACTAAGCCTCCAGGGTGTAGTAGGATTGAAGTTGATGGCACTGTATGTGAATTTTCTATGGGAGATTATAATCACCCTGAAGCAGagaaaatatataacaaattggATCAGATTGTAGATGAAATTAGAAAGGAAGGGTATAATCCGAGAGTATCAGAGGTGTTGCTTGAGATGGATGATGAGGATAAAGCCATTCAGTTACTTCATCATAGTGAGAAGCTAGCTCTTGCATATGGATTAATCAGGAATAGGCAGGGTTCCGAAATCCGGATTGTGAAGAATCTAAGGTCTTGTGAGGACTGTCATGAGTTTATGAAACTAGTGTCTAAGATCTACCAAAGAGAGATCATAGTAAGGGACAGGATACGTTTCCATCATTTCAAAAATGGTGACTGCTCTTGCAAGGATTACTGGTAG